The following coding sequences lie in one Kribbella sp. NBC_00709 genomic window:
- a CDS encoding DUF1707 and FHA domain-containing protein: protein MTSVPVEGTRPSDAERDRVLAVLRDGAGSGRLSHDTFIRRMNFVLRAQSRAELADAIRDLPRTEPRRRTRNILARLPRLKLERAVSPNARTGALPPRLATTHTPVASDPSVHGPAGSRPVGPTRRGSGFDPVGVVASWLDSLPRITLVHPPTAVPLPGLALPAPGSPTVRIGRGPGATLRMADESVSRYHAELRHVDEGWMLRDLGSMNGTTVNDLRITTTVRVRPGDRVSFGAVAYVLTWTD from the coding sequence ATGACTTCGGTGCCGGTGGAAGGGACGCGTCCGTCGGACGCGGAACGGGACCGGGTGCTCGCCGTGCTGCGGGACGGGGCCGGCTCCGGCCGGCTGTCCCACGACACGTTCATCCGCCGGATGAACTTCGTCCTCCGCGCCCAGAGCCGCGCCGAACTCGCTGACGCCATCCGAGACCTCCCACGCACCGAACCCCGCCGCCGCACCAGGAACATCCTCGCCCGCCTGCCCCGCCTGAAGCTCGAGCGCGCGGTGTCCCCGAACGCGCGCACCGGAGCGCTCCCACCCCGCCTCGCGACCACCCATACGCCCGTCGCGTCCGACCCGTCCGTGCACGGTCCCGCGGGCTCGCGTCCTGTGGGACCTACGCGCCGTGGCTCGGGGTTTGATCCGGTTGGGGTGGTGGCGTCGTGGCTGGATTCGCTTCCGCGGATCACGTTGGTGCATCCGCCGACCGCCGTACCGCTGCCGGGGCTTGCCCTGCCTGCGCCCGGCTCGCCGACCGTGCGGATCGGGCGTGGTCCGGGCGCGACCCTGCGGATGGCCGACGAGTCCGTGTCGCGGTACCACGCTGAACTCCGCCACGTCGACGAAGGCTGGATGCTCCGCGACCTGGGCTCGATGAACGGCACCACCGTCAACGATCTCCGCATCACCACCACCGTCCGCGTCCGTCCCGGCGACCGGGTCAGCTTCGGCGCGGTCGCCTACGTCCTGACCTGGACCGACTGA
- the abc-f gene encoding ribosomal protection-like ABC-F family protein produces MITVSNLEVRVGARQLLAPASFRVGPGDKVGLVGRNGAGKTTLTKILAGEGLPASGSVNKSGEIGYLPQDPRTGDLEVLARDRILSARGLDDVVRRLRSAEKSMASADEKTRSKGMRRYERAEADLHAAGGYAAESEAARIAANLGLPERVLGQPLATLSGGQRRRVELARILFAQAETLLLDEPTNHLDADSIIWLRDFLKSYAGGVIMISHDVNLLEETVTRVFHLDANRAEIDIYNVGWKAYLSQRETDERRRKRERTNAEKKATQLVDQANKMRAKATKAAAAQQMLRRAEQLMSSLDEVRAQDRVAKIAFPTPAPCGKTPLMARELSKSYGSLEIFTDVDLAIDKGSRVVVLGLNGAGKTTLLRILGGVEKADTGEVIDGHGLKLGYYAQEHETLDVNRTVLENMKSAAPDLNETQARSVLGSFLFTGDDADKPASVLSGGEKTRLALATLVVSAANVLLLDEPTNNLDPASRAEVLNAIRSYSGAIVLVTHDEGAVEALEPERVVLLPDGVEDLWSNDYADLVSLA; encoded by the coding sequence ATGATCACTGTCTCCAATCTCGAGGTTCGCGTCGGAGCCCGCCAACTGCTCGCGCCCGCGTCGTTCCGGGTCGGTCCCGGCGACAAGGTCGGGCTGGTCGGCCGCAACGGCGCCGGCAAGACGACCCTGACCAAGATCCTGGCCGGCGAGGGCTTGCCGGCCAGCGGCTCGGTGAACAAGTCGGGTGAGATCGGCTACCTCCCGCAGGACCCGCGCACCGGCGACCTCGAAGTACTGGCGCGCGACCGGATCCTGTCCGCGCGCGGCCTGGACGACGTCGTACGCCGCCTGCGCAGCGCGGAGAAGTCGATGGCCAGCGCGGACGAGAAGACCCGCTCCAAGGGCATGCGCCGGTACGAGCGCGCCGAGGCCGACCTGCATGCCGCCGGTGGGTACGCCGCGGAGTCCGAAGCGGCCCGGATCGCGGCCAACCTCGGCCTCCCGGAACGCGTCCTCGGCCAGCCGCTGGCGACCCTGTCCGGTGGTCAGCGCCGCCGCGTCGAGCTGGCCCGGATCCTGTTCGCCCAGGCCGAGACGCTGCTGCTCGACGAGCCGACCAACCACCTCGACGCCGATTCGATCATCTGGCTGCGCGACTTCCTCAAGTCGTACGCCGGTGGCGTCATCATGATCAGCCACGACGTGAACCTGCTCGAGGAGACCGTCACCCGGGTCTTCCACCTGGACGCGAACCGGGCCGAGATCGACATCTACAACGTCGGCTGGAAGGCGTACCTGAGCCAGCGCGAGACCGACGAGCGCCGCCGGAAGCGCGAGCGCACGAACGCCGAGAAGAAGGCGACCCAGCTGGTCGACCAGGCGAACAAGATGCGTGCCAAGGCGACCAAGGCTGCCGCGGCCCAGCAGATGCTCCGCCGCGCCGAGCAGCTGATGTCGTCGCTCGACGAGGTCCGGGCCCAGGACCGGGTGGCGAAGATCGCGTTCCCGACTCCGGCCCCCTGCGGCAAGACGCCGCTGATGGCCCGCGAGCTCTCCAAGTCGTACGGCTCGCTCGAGATCTTCACCGACGTCGACCTGGCGATCGACAAGGGCTCGCGCGTCGTCGTACTCGGGCTGAACGGCGCCGGCAAGACGACCCTGCTGCGGATCCTCGGCGGGGTCGAGAAGGCCGACACCGGTGAGGTGATCGACGGCCACGGCCTCAAGCTCGGGTACTACGCCCAGGAGCACGAGACGCTGGACGTGAACCGGACCGTGCTGGAGAACATGAAGTCCGCCGCCCCGGACCTGAACGAGACGCAGGCCCGCAGTGTGCTCGGCTCGTTCCTGTTCACCGGTGACGATGCGGACAAGCCCGCGAGCGTGCTGTCCGGTGGTGAGAAGACGCGACTCGCCCTGGCCACCCTGGTCGTCTCCGCGGCGAACGTCCTCCTCCTCGACGAGCCGACCAACAACCTGGACCCCGCGTCCCGGGCCGAGGTCCTGAACGCGATCCGCTCGTACTCCGGCGCGATCGTCCTCGTCACCCACGACGAGGGCGCTGTCGAGGCTCTCGAACCGGAGCGCGTCGTACTGCTGCCGGACGGCGTCGAGGACCTCTGGTCGAACGATTACGCCGACCTGGTCTCGCTCGCCTAG
- a CDS encoding SRPBCC family protein, whose translation MSDILHRVGVIASPKDVFTALTTIDGLAGWWTEDTVGDPDGVIQFRFATAGGDGFDMKVLETKPGELVRWEVVGGPEEWIGTHVSFELSQTDEYTIVLFKQAGWREPVEFMYHCSTKWATFLMSLKQYVETGKGEPAPHDVLVSNWH comes from the coding sequence ATGAGCGACATCCTGCACCGCGTTGGCGTCATCGCTTCCCCGAAGGACGTCTTCACCGCACTCACCACGATCGACGGCCTGGCCGGCTGGTGGACCGAGGACACCGTCGGCGACCCTGACGGCGTGATCCAGTTCCGCTTCGCCACCGCCGGCGGCGACGGCTTCGACATGAAGGTCCTCGAGACCAAGCCCGGCGAACTGGTCCGCTGGGAAGTCGTCGGCGGCCCCGAGGAGTGGATCGGCACCCACGTCAGCTTCGAGCTCTCCCAGACCGACGAGTACACGATCGTGCTCTTCAAGCAGGCGGGCTGGCGCGAGCCGGTCGAGTTCATGTACCACTGCAGCACCAAGTGGGCCACGTTCCTGATGAGCCTCAAGCAGTACGTCGAGACCGGCAAGGGCGAGCCCGCGCCGCACGACGTACTCGTCAGCAACTGGCACTAG
- a CDS encoding ArsR/SmtB family transcription factor: MIDDELWSAIGDPTRRRMLDLLLADGGGTSTSLSDQLPVTRQAVAKHLAVLDRAGLVHSAPSGRERRYTVDESQLARAINQLTDVTDAWDRRLQRIKRIAETIQKTRDN, translated from the coding sequence GTGATCGACGACGAGCTCTGGTCGGCGATCGGGGACCCGACCCGGCGCCGGATGCTCGACCTGCTGCTCGCCGACGGCGGCGGTACGTCGACCAGCCTCAGCGACCAGCTGCCCGTCACCCGCCAGGCGGTCGCCAAGCACCTCGCCGTCCTCGACCGCGCCGGGCTGGTGCACTCCGCCCCGTCCGGCCGCGAACGCCGCTACACCGTGGACGAGTCGCAGCTCGCCCGCGCGATCAACCAGCTGACCGACGTCACCGACGCCTGGGACCGGCGGCTGCAGCGCATCAAGCGGATCGCCGAGACGATCCAGAAAACCCGAGACAACTGA
- the ypfJ gene encoding KPN_02809 family neutral zinc metallopeptidase, with product MKFNPDADLDTSGVEDTRGSGGGRGGGLPGGMIPVGGGIGGIILLVVILLLTGGLPGGGGSADQPVTQNTATGNLSSCKQGTDLQSNSNCRFVFYQNSIESFWAAELPRRGKKYTRAPMRVFDGSVNTGCGPATSAVGPFYCPPDMRVYLDLGFFETLQTDLGARGGEFAEAYVVAHEYGHHIQNLYGILDRIKTRNGPSSDSVRSELQADCLAGIWTNHATTVPGKNGKPLITELSDDDIARGLDAAASVGDDRIQQKTQGQVTPESFSHGTAAQRMKWFQKGMDSGDMTSCDTWSANPL from the coding sequence GTGAAATTCAATCCGGATGCGGATCTCGACACCAGTGGCGTCGAGGACACCCGCGGTAGTGGCGGCGGGCGCGGCGGCGGCCTGCCCGGGGGCATGATTCCGGTCGGTGGCGGCATCGGCGGAATCATCCTGCTGGTCGTGATCCTACTGCTGACCGGCGGCCTGCCAGGCGGAGGTGGCAGCGCCGACCAACCGGTCACGCAGAACACGGCAACCGGCAACCTGAGCTCCTGCAAGCAGGGCACCGACCTGCAGTCGAACTCGAACTGCCGGTTCGTCTTCTACCAGAACTCGATCGAGAGTTTCTGGGCCGCGGAGCTCCCCCGGCGCGGCAAGAAGTACACCCGGGCGCCGATGCGCGTCTTCGACGGCTCGGTGAACACCGGCTGCGGCCCGGCCACCAGCGCGGTCGGCCCGTTCTACTGCCCGCCGGACATGCGGGTGTACCTGGACCTCGGCTTCTTCGAGACCCTGCAGACGGATCTGGGCGCCCGCGGCGGCGAGTTCGCCGAGGCGTACGTCGTGGCGCACGAGTACGGCCACCACATCCAGAACCTGTACGGCATCCTCGACCGGATCAAGACCCGCAACGGCCCGAGCTCGGACTCGGTCCGCTCCGAACTCCAGGCCGACTGCCTGGCCGGCATCTGGACCAACCACGCCACCACGGTCCCCGGCAAGAACGGCAAACCACTCATCACCGAACTCTCCGACGACGACATCGCCCGCGGCCTCGACGCCGCCGCCTCCGTCGGCGACGACCGCATCCAGCAGAAGACCCAAGGCCAGGTAACCCCCGAATCCTTCAGCCACGGCACCGCCGCCCAACGCATGAAGTGGTTCCAAAAAGGCATGGACTCCGGCGACATGACCTCGTGCGACACCTGGTCCGCCAACCCCCTCTGA
- a CDS encoding enoyl-CoA hydratase/isomerase family protein codes for MDLGLRFTVDGPVARVVLDRPEVRNAQTPAMWSALADFGTSLPPEVRVVVVSGEGPSFSAGLDRRLIMGDNDLGQEPLLTLGAKPTAEVYELIAGFQAGFSWLRRPEIISIAAVQGHAVGAGFQLALACDLRVVTPDARFSMREPALGLVPDLGGTQPLVQLVGYSRALELCATSRWVEAAEAKEIGLANIVVPAEELEGTVKDLSDALLGPLPGAIRETKALLLGAADRSYEDQLKAEREAQERRLKQLLAALNG; via the coding sequence ATGGATCTCGGACTGCGGTTCACGGTGGACGGCCCGGTTGCGCGCGTGGTGCTGGACCGGCCGGAGGTGCGCAACGCGCAGACGCCGGCGATGTGGAGTGCCTTGGCCGATTTCGGTACGTCGTTGCCGCCCGAGGTCCGCGTGGTCGTCGTGTCGGGGGAGGGGCCGTCGTTCTCGGCCGGACTCGACCGGCGGCTGATCATGGGCGACAACGACCTGGGCCAGGAGCCGTTGCTGACCCTCGGCGCGAAGCCGACCGCCGAGGTGTACGAGCTGATCGCCGGCTTCCAGGCGGGCTTCTCGTGGTTGCGACGCCCGGAGATCATCAGCATCGCCGCGGTCCAGGGGCACGCGGTCGGCGCGGGCTTCCAGCTCGCGCTGGCGTGCGATCTGCGAGTCGTCACCCCGGACGCACGCTTCAGCATGCGCGAGCCCGCGCTCGGCCTGGTCCCGGATCTCGGCGGCACCCAGCCGCTGGTCCAGCTGGTCGGCTACTCGCGGGCGCTGGAGCTCTGCGCGACCAGTCGCTGGGTCGAGGCGGCCGAGGCGAAGGAGATCGGCCTGGCCAACATCGTCGTACCGGCGGAGGAGCTGGAGGGGACGGTGAAGGATCTGTCCGACGCGTTGCTCGGCCCGCTGCCGGGGGCGATCCGCGAGACCAAGGCGTTGCTCCTCGGTGCCGCGGACCGCTCGTACGAGGACCAACTCAAGGCCGAGCGGGAGGCCCAGGAGCGCCGCTTGAAGCAACTCCTGGCCGCCCTCAACGGCTAG
- a CDS encoding ATP-dependent DNA ligase: protein MRLPVMPPVKPMLAKPVKEIPRGDLSYEPKWDGFRSIIFRDGDEVEIGSRNEKPMTRYFPELVEAVKANLPERCAIDGEIIVIGESGDRLDFEVLQQRIHPAASRVNMLSEKTPARFVAFDLLALGDDDYTERRFSERRTALIDALAGVKAPIHVTPATADHDKAAQWFEQFEGAGLDGLIAKPLDGTYQPDKRVMFKIKPERTADCVVAGYRVHKSGDDRIGSLLLGLYNEDGTLASVGVIGAFPMERRKELFQEMQPLVTTFDEHPWAWAKQEEGVRTPRNAEGSRWQAGKDLSFVPLRPERVVEVRYDHMEGIRFRHTAQFVRWRPDRTPESCNYEQLEEPVKFDLADVLSSAQR, encoded by the coding sequence ATGCGACTGCCTGTCATGCCGCCGGTCAAGCCGATGCTCGCCAAGCCGGTGAAGGAGATCCCGCGCGGCGACCTGAGCTACGAGCCCAAGTGGGACGGGTTCCGCTCCATCATCTTCCGCGACGGGGACGAGGTGGAGATCGGCAGCCGGAACGAGAAGCCGATGACGCGGTACTTCCCCGAGCTGGTCGAGGCGGTGAAGGCGAATCTCCCGGAGCGCTGCGCGATCGACGGCGAGATCATCGTGATCGGCGAGTCCGGCGACCGGCTCGACTTCGAGGTCCTGCAGCAGCGGATCCACCCGGCCGCGAGCCGGGTCAACATGCTGTCGGAGAAGACCCCGGCCAGGTTCGTCGCGTTTGATCTGCTCGCGCTCGGTGACGACGACTACACCGAGCGCCGGTTCAGCGAACGCCGTACGGCGCTGATCGACGCGCTCGCCGGCGTGAAAGCGCCGATCCACGTCACGCCCGCGACGGCCGACCACGACAAGGCCGCGCAGTGGTTCGAGCAGTTCGAGGGCGCCGGCCTGGACGGACTGATCGCGAAGCCGCTGGACGGGACGTACCAGCCGGACAAGCGGGTGATGTTCAAGATCAAGCCGGAGCGTACGGCGGACTGCGTGGTCGCCGGGTATCGCGTGCACAAGAGCGGCGACGACCGGATCGGGTCATTGCTGCTCGGGCTGTACAACGAAGACGGCACGCTGGCCAGCGTCGGCGTGATCGGCGCGTTCCCGATGGAGCGGCGCAAGGAGCTGTTCCAGGAGATGCAGCCGCTCGTCACTACCTTTGACGAGCACCCATGGGCGTGGGCGAAGCAGGAGGAAGGCGTCCGTACACCGCGCAACGCGGAGGGCAGCCGCTGGCAGGCCGGCAAGGACCTGTCCTTCGTCCCGCTGCGGCCGGAGCGCGTTGTCGAGGTCCGGTACGACCACATGGAGGGCATCCGCTTCCGGCACACTGCCCAGTTCGTCCGCTGGCGTCCGGACCGGACGCCAGAGTCCTGCAACTACGAGCAGCTGGAGGAGCCGGTGAAATTCGACCTCGCCGACGTGCTCTCCAGCGCCCAACGCTGA
- a CDS encoding MerR family transcriptional regulator: MRSSELAAAAGVNLQTLRYYERRGLLDEPARSLGGHRMYPAEAVTTLRVIKAAQRLGFTLAEVSELLNTARHRHALGEGVGLQARARDKLADVEAKIADLTVIAGTLRAGIAAGCDDLQTCAGNPDCPLPFAELGDTHGGRV, translated from the coding sequence ATGAGATCGAGTGAGCTCGCCGCCGCAGCCGGCGTCAACCTGCAAACCCTCCGGTACTACGAACGCCGCGGCCTGCTCGACGAACCGGCCCGCAGTCTCGGCGGGCATCGCATGTACCCAGCGGAAGCGGTCACGACGCTGCGCGTGATCAAGGCGGCCCAGCGACTCGGGTTCACGCTCGCCGAGGTCTCTGAACTCCTCAACACAGCAAGGCATCGGCATGCGCTCGGCGAGGGAGTCGGCCTGCAGGCCCGCGCCCGCGACAAACTGGCGGACGTGGAAGCCAAGATCGCCGACCTGACGGTCATCGCCGGGACCCTCCGCGCCGGCATCGCAGCCGGCTGCGACGACCTGCAGACCTGCGCCGGCAACCCCGACTGCCCCCTCCCGTTCGCGGAGCTCGGCGACACCCACGGCGGACGCGTGTGA
- the uppS gene encoding polyprenyl diphosphate synthase — translation MPEHIAIAMDGNRRWARGAGYDDVRIGHRFGAEHLELFLNWCADAGIRCVTAWVASPSNLRKRDADQVGYLMDLTETVLAEHVRRDHRWRLHVAGQLDLLPDSTARALKEAVEETRDRPDAGDLTIAIAYSGRLEVVDAVRAVLDEAAASGRSLDEVADSLSEEEISRHLYVPGLPDTDLVIRTSGELRMSDFLLWQATRSEIEFCDLYWPAFREIDLLRALRTYGRRKLQRSS, via the coding sequence ATGCCCGAGCACATCGCGATCGCGATGGACGGCAACCGCCGCTGGGCCCGCGGCGCCGGGTACGACGACGTACGCATCGGGCACCGCTTCGGCGCCGAACACCTCGAGCTGTTCCTGAACTGGTGCGCCGACGCCGGGATCCGGTGCGTGACCGCGTGGGTGGCCTCACCGAGCAACCTGCGCAAACGCGACGCCGACCAGGTCGGCTACCTGATGGACCTCACCGAGACCGTGCTCGCCGAGCATGTCCGGCGGGACCACCGCTGGCGGCTGCACGTCGCCGGCCAGCTGGATCTGTTGCCTGATTCAACGGCCCGCGCGCTGAAGGAAGCCGTGGAGGAGACGCGCGACCGTCCCGACGCGGGAGATCTGACCATCGCGATCGCGTACAGCGGCCGGCTCGAGGTGGTCGACGCCGTCCGCGCGGTCCTGGACGAGGCGGCCGCGAGCGGTCGATCACTGGACGAGGTCGCGGACTCGCTGAGCGAGGAGGAGATCAGCCGGCATCTCTACGTGCCGGGGCTGCCGGATACCGACCTGGTGATCCGGACCAGCGGTGAACTGCGGATGTCGGACTTCCTGCTGTGGCAGGCAACCCGCTCGGAGATCGAGTTCTGCGACCTCTACTGGCCCGCGTTCCGCGAGATCGACCTCCTCAGGGCGCTGCGCACGTACGGACGCCGGAAACTGCAACGATCCAGTTGA
- a CDS encoding TadE/TadG family type IV pilus assembly protein codes for MKRKLGIRSQRGTMALEMVILAPVLLLLFMFLLACGRYFQTSSLLESAARDGARSASQARSLPEAQGRVDDAVTTTMNQAIKSCKTTASGSITTGFVAGSPLSVEVTCTINYRDLGLLGLGGDTTITKRFTSSLDPYRGVRGDGS; via the coding sequence ATGAAGCGGAAGCTGGGGATCCGTAGTCAGCGCGGCACCATGGCGCTGGAGATGGTCATCCTTGCGCCCGTGCTGCTGCTGCTGTTCATGTTCCTGCTGGCCTGCGGGCGGTACTTCCAGACGTCGTCGCTGCTGGAGAGCGCGGCCCGCGACGGCGCCCGCAGCGCCAGCCAGGCGCGGTCGTTGCCCGAAGCCCAGGGCCGCGTCGACGACGCCGTCACCACGACGATGAACCAGGCGATCAAGTCCTGCAAGACAACCGCGTCCGGCTCGATCACCACCGGGTTCGTTGCCGGTTCACCGTTGTCGGTCGAAGTCACTTGCACGATCAACTACCGCGACCTCGGGCTGCTCGGCCTCGGCGGCGACACCACGATCACCAAACGCTTCACCTCCTCCCTCGACCCGTACCGGGGGGTGCGCGGTGACGGCTCCTGA
- a CDS encoding ABC transporter ATP-binding protein — MSGMMRPGMGAMGWRRQDASVAGQKLAKGTLPRIARFAKPFRWHIAAFLLLVIVSAVLVIASPLLFKKIVDDGISKGNAGLVTALALVVAVLAIFEALLGLIQRWFSARIGEGLIFDLRTKVFSHVQRMPIAFFTRTQTGALVSRLNNDVIGAQQAFTSTLSGVVSNIISLILVVGAMVVLSWQLTVVAILMLPIFLIPARVLGRRLATMTREQMNLNAEMSTAMTERFSVGGALLVTLFGKPQLETADFGERAGRVRDLGIRIAMLGRVFFTALTLVAALATALVYGVGGNLAVRQTLTVGTLLALVALLGRLYGPLTALSNIRVDVMTALISFERVFEVLDLEPMIKDAPDAAALPEDAASVEFEHVAFAYPTAEQVSLASLESVAVLDKRVSAQVLEDVSFVVRPGQMVALVGPSGAGKTTITNLVARLYDVSGGAVRVGGQDVRDVTLESLRDTIGYVTQDAHMFHDTIRANLLYAKPGATEDEMIGALRAAQIWDLVSGLPDGLDTVVGDRGHRLSGGERQRLAIARLLLKAPKIVVLDEATAHLDSESEVAVQRALDTALEGRTSLVIAHRLSTVRDADLILVVDHGNIVERGTHEQLLAAGGEYADLYHTQFTQSGTAAGV; from the coding sequence ATGTCCGGAATGATGCGCCCAGGCATGGGGGCGATGGGCTGGCGGCGCCAGGACGCGTCCGTGGCCGGGCAGAAGCTGGCCAAGGGCACGCTGCCGCGGATCGCCCGGTTCGCGAAGCCGTTCCGCTGGCACATCGCGGCGTTCCTGCTGCTGGTGATCGTCTCCGCGGTCCTGGTGATCGCGTCGCCGCTGCTGTTCAAGAAGATCGTCGACGACGGGATCTCGAAGGGGAACGCCGGCCTGGTGACCGCGCTGGCCCTGGTGGTCGCCGTCCTCGCGATCTTCGAGGCGTTGCTCGGCCTGATCCAGCGCTGGTTCTCGGCGCGGATCGGGGAGGGGCTGATCTTCGACCTGCGCACGAAGGTGTTCTCGCACGTCCAGCGGATGCCGATCGCGTTCTTCACCCGCACCCAGACCGGCGCGCTCGTGTCCCGCCTCAACAACGACGTGATCGGCGCCCAGCAGGCCTTCACCTCCACGCTGTCCGGCGTGGTCTCGAACATCATCAGCCTGATCCTGGTCGTCGGCGCGATGGTGGTGCTGAGCTGGCAGCTGACCGTGGTCGCGATCCTGATGCTGCCGATCTTCCTGATCCCGGCCCGCGTCCTCGGCCGCCGGCTGGCCACGATGACGCGCGAACAGATGAACCTCAACGCCGAGATGTCGACCGCGATGACCGAGCGGTTCAGCGTCGGCGGCGCGCTGCTCGTCACGCTGTTCGGCAAGCCGCAGCTCGAGACCGCCGACTTCGGCGAGCGGGCCGGCCGCGTCCGCGACCTGGGCATCCGGATCGCGATGCTCGGCCGGGTGTTCTTCACCGCGCTGACCCTGGTCGCCGCGCTGGCGACGGCCTTGGTGTACGGCGTGGGCGGCAACCTCGCCGTACGCCAGACCCTGACTGTCGGGACGCTGCTCGCACTCGTCGCGCTGCTCGGCCGGTTGTACGGCCCGCTGACCGCGCTCTCCAACATCCGCGTCGACGTGATGACCGCGCTGATCTCGTTCGAGCGTGTCTTCGAGGTCCTCGACCTCGAGCCGATGATCAAGGACGCGCCGGACGCCGCCGCGCTGCCGGAAGATGCGGCCAGCGTGGAGTTCGAGCATGTGGCGTTCGCGTACCCGACGGCGGAGCAGGTGTCACTGGCCAGCCTCGAGTCGGTCGCCGTGCTCGACAAGCGGGTCTCGGCACAAGTCCTCGAAGACGTCAGCTTCGTGGTCCGGCCCGGGCAGATGGTTGCCCTCGTCGGCCCGTCCGGCGCCGGCAAGACCACGATCACCAACCTGGTGGCTCGTCTGTACGACGTCAGCGGGGGAGCGGTGCGGGTCGGCGGGCAGGACGTTCGCGACGTGACCCTGGAGTCCTTGCGCGACACCATCGGGTACGTCACGCAGGACGCCCATATGTTCCACGACACCATCCGCGCCAACCTGCTCTACGCCAAGCCCGGCGCGACCGAGGACGAGATGATCGGGGCGTTGAGAGCAGCGCAGATCTGGGACCTGGTCTCCGGTCTGCCGGACGGGCTGGACACCGTGGTCGGCGATCGTGGTCACCGGCTGTCCGGTGGCGAGCGGCAACGACTCGCGATCGCCCGGTTGTTGCTGAAGGCCCCGAAGATCGTCGTACTCGACGAGGCGACCGCGCACCTCGACTCCGAGTCCGAGGTCGCCGTTCAGCGGGCGCTGGACACGGCGCTCGAGGGACGTACGTCGCTCGTCATCGCGCACCGGCTGTCGACCGTGCGGGACGCGGACCTGATCCTGGTCGTTGACCACGGCAACATCGTCGAACGCGGCACGCACGAGCAACTGCTCGCGGCCGGCGGCGAGTACGCTGATCTGTACCACACGCAATTCACCCAGTCCGGCACAGCGGCAGGTGTCTGA
- a CDS encoding TadE/TadG family type IV pilus assembly protein, with the protein MTAPERHRSRIVEFLRIDAPGNHRLFSRGALSPAVAILAVMIFTLAGLVIDGGRQLGARSRAVGYAQEAARVGAAAIQLNVAEAKIDPAKAAVAIAGFCAQVRTNDPAVTACGPTTLTDKEVDIQVDIANKTTFLGLIGKTSLKASGTGQAHAEQGIEKADDSPTIPPIVVNPTTDGPGAPTSVAHPPTIDLPCPTWTVGSPTPTWTLSPFPFPATCSPNVTPPPDTNSSPPPSGDPSGPPSSSEPPPSSKPPGG; encoded by the coding sequence GTGACGGCTCCTGAACGCCACCGGTCGCGGATCGTCGAGTTCCTCCGGATCGATGCTCCTGGCAACCACCGGCTCTTCTCCCGCGGCGCGCTGAGTCCCGCGGTCGCGATCCTCGCGGTGATGATCTTCACCCTGGCCGGCCTGGTGATCGACGGCGGACGGCAGCTCGGCGCCCGCTCCCGCGCGGTCGGGTACGCCCAGGAGGCCGCCCGGGTCGGCGCCGCCGCGATCCAGCTGAACGTCGCCGAGGCCAAGATCGACCCCGCCAAGGCGGCGGTCGCGATCGCCGGGTTCTGCGCGCAGGTGCGCACCAACGACCCGGCCGTGACCGCCTGCGGCCCGACCACGCTGACCGACAAAGAGGTCGACATCCAGGTCGACATCGCCAACAAGACCACGTTCCTTGGCCTGATCGGCAAGACCTCCCTCAAGGCCAGCGGCACCGGCCAGGCGCACGCCGAACAAGGCATCGAGAAGGCCGACGACAGCCCGACGATCCCGCCGATCGTGGTCAACCCGACCACCGACGGCCCCGGCGCGCCGACCTCCGTCGCGCACCCGCCGACGATCGACCTGCCCTGCCCGACCTGGACCGTCGGCTCACCGACCCCGACCTGGACCCTGTCGCCGTTCCCGTTCCCCGCCACCTGCTCGCCGAACGTGACACCGCCGCCGGACACCAACTCCTCCCCGCCCCCGTCCGGCGATCCGTCCGGCCCGCCGTCGAGTTCGGAGCCGCCGCCGTCGTCCAAGCCGCCCGGCGGCTAG
- a CDS encoding SRPBCC family protein: MTRSIEREIRVEATPEVVYEVVSSPEHLREWWPDEIDLDPKPGATGTVSFRQDHGYMVEPLTVVEADPPRRFSFRWAYTDEPAGAENSVLVTFDLIPADGGTLLRFAETGFDEAAKSDDLLADHTSGWDYFLPRIPPYVEGLATRP; this comes from the coding sequence ATGACCAGGAGCATCGAGCGGGAGATTCGGGTGGAGGCTACCCCGGAGGTGGTCTACGAGGTGGTCAGCTCGCCGGAGCACCTGCGCGAGTGGTGGCCGGACGAGATCGACCTCGACCCGAAGCCCGGCGCGACCGGCACCGTCTCCTTCCGGCAGGACCACGGCTACATGGTCGAGCCGCTGACGGTGGTCGAGGCCGACCCGCCGCGGCGCTTCTCCTTCCGCTGGGCCTACACCGACGAGCCCGCCGGCGCGGAGAACTCGGTGCTGGTCACCTTCGACCTGATCCCGGCCGACGGCGGCACGCTGCTGCGGTTCGCCGAGACCGGGTTCGACGAGGCCGCCAAGTCCGACGACCTGCTCGCCGACCACACCAGCGGCTGGGACTACTTCCTGCCCCGCATCCCGCCGTACGTCGAGGGGCTGGCGACCCGGCCGTGA